The following DNA comes from Lentibacillus sp. Marseille-P4043.
CAATTCTTTGCTAGTCGATACTTTCCAGGCGTTTAGTAATGTGTTTTTTAAAAGCGACAATGACTTTAAAAAAGAAAAGATTGTTGAGGAACCAAAATTACATGACGAAATACATTCCACACGATTTAGTCATGAGAAAGGCAACCAACCTGTTTTTAAAAGTCGAATTCGTGTTGCTTCGCACTCAAAAGATAGATTAACTAGGGACACTATGAGTGAAACTTTATCATTAAGTCTTGCTGATCTAACTGAATCAAACGAATTACAAGGAGTAAGGATCAAATCTAAAAGAAGTAAGAAAAAAGTAATAAATGAATTAAACTCTTTACGACTATCCAAACAAACCAAAACAGACACCAATCCTAATTTGATCAGTACTGATGAAATGGCAAAACTTGCTTTACAGATGCCTAACAAAGACTTGCAACGCAAATATGCTGATGCGCTATCTGTCAAAAAACGTGTTGAGGTTGAGATACCAAACGCAATGAGAGATAAAAATGGCATCGAATTAGGAGTTGCGGAGGTTAAGGATGAAAAGATACCCGTTTATATGCCTGTTAGCAATGCAGATAACTTTTATAGAGGATATACATTTATAGGCGGGCAGGGTGCAGGTAAAGATACTGCCATTAAAAATTGGGTTGTGGATGCAAATTTAAAGCACAATGTTAGCTTTATCATTCCAGATGCAATTGTAGAGGAAGGTGAACGTGGTATGGCTGACGGCATTAGAGATGCTTTACCGCCTGAAAAGATTATTGACATTGATTTAAATGACGAGGATTATGTTGTGCCAATGGATTTAACGGAAGTAGTAAAAGGTTTAGGGAGAAACGGATCAAGCCGCTTTGCTGATGAAATGATTGACTTTATGCAGATTGAAGGGTTAAGCCGATCAGAGAAATATTTAACAGATGCGGCGAAAGCAAGTGGTGGTAATTTGTATAACATAAAACGTATTATCGAGGATGACAATTTTAGAGCCGAACGCATTGAACAATTAATGAATGATGGTAATGTAAGGCTCGCTAGAGAATTGTTGTCCTGGGGAGATAACGATGAATTGGGTAATAAATGTGATGCAATCATAACTAGGCTTAATCGTTTCTTTGGCAACGAACGGCTATATGACATTTTTGCCCAAGATCCAATACCGGAAGTTGATTTTAAGCGATGGATGCAGGAAGGTAAAGTGGTTATTATACGTGTTCCTAATGGCAGAGGATTAGGAGAACATGCTGTTAAAACTTTAGTGCATTGGATCACTTTAAAAGCGTTCATGACGCGCCTGCTGATGACTAAAGAAGAACAGGAAAATGGTTGCTTTGTGGTATTTAATGAACCGGAACAATACGCAAGTGAAGGATTAACAAAGTTGATGGGTAGAATTGGCACAGAAGGCAGGAAAGAACGATTGGGTGGCATATACGCCTTCCACCATTGGAATAAGCTTCCACAATCATTACAGGAAAATTTACAAGGTGGTGGTGTGCAGCAATTTTTATTTATGAACGATCACACCAAAACATTCGATCTATCCAAACATCGGTTTGAGGATGTTATACCTTTAGAAGAAGCCTATAAAACACCCGCCCACCATGCGATTATTAGCGTTAGAGCAGATGGAGATATACAGCCTGCATTTATCTGTCATATGTCGCCACCTGTTAAATCTGAATATGATAACAGCTTTCTGACAAAACGACATGCACGTATGTTTGGGCGTGAATGGCATGAATTGCAGGAAGCATTATGAAGCCTTGATACACAAGGCTTTTTGTTTTGACTGAAAATAAATTCAATATAATTTACCCCTCCACATAGTAGAGGGGCTTAATCCACATAAACATCCAACACATCATCAAATGCTACTTCCTTACCTTCACGTAACCTAATTTTACGCGTATCGATCATCTGCAGCTTATCTTTCACAGTCAGATAATCCCCATCCGAAAAATACTTAATTTCTACAGTCAGATCATTATGTAATGCACACTGAATTTTATATCCAATCTCTAATTTTTGTTGATCGTCTAAGATCGGCTTTGTTTTCTTCATCATTTCTTTTTGATGCTGTCGAATTCGTGCTTTATGCTCCGGTAGCATCATCCGACTCGATTCCCACATCATGTTACTGCCTGGTGTAAGTTTGTTCATCATTAAGCCCCCATTCTTCTAATTGGTTGTGTGGATAATATATTTTCAACTTTAAATGTCCTCACTTGTTTCTTTGTATAGCAATAGGCAAGTACTGTATCTTCATTTGATCGCAGCACCTTAATTGTGCGCTGTGTGATCTTATTGTTGTGATCAATGTAAATCATTTCTAGTCTTTCTCCAGGTTTTATTGACATATGAAAACCTCCATTTAGAAACGTTTGTTCTTATTATATCACAAAACGCGAACACATATACGGTTAAATTATGGAAAATAAATTTTATTTCGGAAAGATGACACTTTCTGTGGTGCGCAATTCGATTATAGTTATGAGGGGGTTATTATCATGGAAAAGATTATAGATGGTCACTTGATTGGATTCGAATCATTGCAGGAACTGGAGGAATATGAGGATCATATTTGGTTTGGTGGCGCAATGTCTGAGGTGCGATACAATGCATATAAAGATACACCTAGTAAAAAGGAATGTGATCGGATTTGTGAGGATTTGTCTGGGGAAGTGGAAATTATTCTTAAACAATAATAGGTTGCAGAAATTAAATAATATTGTATAATAGTTGCAAAGACATGAAAAGGTGGTTTTTAGATGGAAATAATAATACAAGATGCGCATTCTGGAAAAAAGATGATTAAAAATTTGTTTAAGCAACAAACTCGTGTTCACTTTAATATGGCAGTGAATAAAGGATATGAAATGGCTATACATGCGAAAGAAAACACAAACTTCCTTAATTACTCAAAATCAAGGGGGAAAGATTTACTTTCTTATTTAAAGAATTTTGCTGTAGAGTATTCCATTATAAAATACATAGAAAGTGGTTTACTTCCTTACGATTATGAAATAAAATACAACAAGAATCATTCAGCGCGTTATTTTGTATTATTTGACCAGGAAAGAAAGCTTGAACTTTGTGTTAATCAAGTTAATAGCAAAAACAATATTGGGAGAAAGGCTTTTTACAGAAATAAGCGTATCCAATCTTTTAATTCCTACATAAAATTTGATGACATACAGGAACCTGAAATCATTACCGAACAACCAACTTATTTTGAGCTTAATCACGGGTATCAAACAATGAAACCCCAATTTGTAGTTATTGGAATACCTGGTACAGACGGAAAATGGATTGACAAAGTGGAGATATCAAAAGAATTAACACTAGTTCAAGACACTAATACTATACAGACCAAAACGGAAGAAATTGATTTCGACTTTAACAAGCTACAAGAATACATCGAAAAGAGTGAGGAAAATGTATAAGCAGGATAGTGAAAACAATAACGCTATCTATTTTGGTAATTTCCGATTTAATGGTGAAAAATTAAAATTAGCACGAGAACTACACTGTATGACATTAACTGACCTGTCCAAAAAAATCGGCGTAACTCACCAAATGATTTCAAATTACGAAAATGGTAATAAGACTCCTTCCGAGGAAAGATTAAAAAAAATAGTTGACGTATTTGATTTTCCGAGAAGTTTCTTCTTTTCAAAAACTTTTACTGAAGGAGAAAGAAATAGTCCTAATTTCTTTCGAAAAGGAGCCGCAGTACCGAAAAAATACCAAATACAAGTAGAAGGTTATACAAAAATCTACTCAGGTTTAAGAAAATACTTAGAATCAAAAGTTAATTTACCTCAATTCTCTATGCCAACCTTTAGTCTTGTTCAGGAGGAATTTAGACAAATTGACTTTAGTGAAATAGAGTTATTAGCCGATAGCATGAGGAAATCGTGTGGATTGGGTAACGGGCCAATCGGTAACATGACACTATTATGCGAAAAACTTGGCATTGGTGTTTTTTTTGCAGATTTAGATAACGCCAAAATAGACGCCCACACGGTAATAGTAGACGACAAACCATATATTTTATTGAACAAAGCAAAAAAGTCAAGTGTCCGTCTGCGCTTTAATATAGCTCATGAATTAGGCCATATACTAATGCATTCCTTATATGATGAAAACTCAACTTCCTCTACTAGTAATCATAAAAGAATTGAAGTAGAAGCAAATTATTTTGCTGGCTGTTTTTTAATACCTGAAGATGGTCTAGCGTTAGATATGGCTGCATCTAATTTAAATTATTTAATTTCGCTCAAACAACATTGGAAAGTTTCATTACAAGCAATAATTTATAGAGCCGAACAAATTAATTTGTTTTCAAACAGCCATACATTGCATTTAAGACAACAGATTAGCAGAAATAAATGGAGGTTGAATGAGCCTTTAGACGATGAAATACCTATCGAAAAACCAAAAATAATTTCCTTAAGCATAGAATATCTAAGGAAAAACAATCCCCATTTTATTGAAGATTTATTTTGTGACATAAGCCTGCCCTCTAACATGATTGATGATATTTGTTCAGATATAACAAAACAACGAACAGATCCAAAACCCAACTACAATAATGTTGTTAGGCTTAAGCCCCACACTTAGGGGCTTTTTTACAAGGTTTCAATGCCCACTTAATAAATGGTGGAGTTTTGGTGCGTTTGTAAGAATAAATAACCATGTGGATTGGATCATACAAATTAGAAAAGAATGACGTCCTCCCCAATGAGCAGATAAAGTATTTTGGTGAAAATGTAAGAGACATCTCTTGCTTGAGATGTCTCTTACCCACCCGTTCATTTATTTGTCAGAGGAAGTTGATTTCAAATAGTACAGAAAAACACCCACAACATAAGAAACCAATGATACAGAATTTACAAAGAAGAACATCCAAACATATAGAAACAATGTTGTGTATGTGTTAACCTTATTTATATTAAAGAAGAAACCAGTTAATGAAATTAAACAAAGTATAAATAATATTGCTATTGCCACAAGCAGTGCATTTAGAAGCTTTTCATAACCACCAATGCTTTTTAAGTCCGCTAAAAAATCATTGGACTGAAGTGTTGGCATTAGCGTTATAGCTGCCGCTAAAAATCCTACTGCAATTGCCCCCATCGATATTGTCGCTGAAAGTAGTTCCTTGAAGAATGGGATCGATGATACTTTTAAATTAAAAATAAATAAAACGAAACAAACTATCAGTCCAATAACCGAGGTTACAAGGATAATTCTCTTCACGAAATCATCTCCTGTTTAATTAAACTCTGTCTTTTTTGGTGAAATCACTTATTGCCTTATACTTCTTCCTAAATGCTCTTTCAATATTCGACATAATATTTATATAATTAACCTTTTTACCTCTCCCGGCTTTCACAGTTTCTGCATGCACAATCCTTTGGTTTACTAAGTCTAGGGTTTCCTCAACATCTCCATGAAAACCATTAACTTTCATAACCCCTACGTCACTTTTAGAATGTATTATTGATTTTACCTTCTTGATAGCAGATGATCTTTCAAGGTATTCTCCTTTATCTGCTCCTAGAACTACCTTAAGCTTATTTGCCTTTAATTTGTTAGCCAATCTAATATCCCCGCCAGTAGTTCTATCTTTGTTTTTATGGTCGCTCAAATCTGTAGGTTTCGCAACTGAGTATTCTATAGATTTAATAAGGGGGATTTTATCCAGCTTATCAAGTATTTTAGGATCAATCATGATTTCCAGATCAATTTTTTCACTATGGCATATTGCTATGATAAAATTCAACATAGCATTTAAACTTACACCACCCCTATTTCTTTGAACAATAATCACCCCAGTTTGCGGATCATAAAGAAATACAGTATCATTTAACGGCCCCTCATCAGGATCGGCAGCGTATGTTTTTCTGGAGCTTTCCCCTCTCTTACCTACATATGACTCTTCATCGGTGTTTATTCTTTCAATTGCAGCTACCCAAACGTAATTATTTTCCATTGTGGCGAAACTTTCATTTCTTTTTATTTTATTGAGGGCCCCAATTCTCAATACAGTTTTTGCAAGTTCTACCTCAGTTTTATTCGCTTTTGCATATTCTCCAGTTAACTTGTTATTGAATATATCTGTGTTTCCTTCCAAATATTTCACTAAAAAAAAGTCGTATTTTATTTTTTTACTTGCCATTGATATTTCCCCCTCTTTGTTTTATCAACTTATATATTTCAACAAAAAGGGACTTTTTTCCTGCTTATCTTACAAATCACTAACATTCTGTATACTTTTTCTCAAACCGTAAAAACTAAATACGGCTATGAGTTTACCTTTGTATTAGCCCCTCAATTGGAGGGGCCTTTTTTTATTTTACACGTAATTTCTGCCCAACATAAATTGTAAAATCATTGTCAAGATCATTCCAAGATTTAATTTTGGTTAAGCTAGTGTCGAATTTAACAGCTAACTCCGAAACTGTATCCCCGGACACGACCTTATGATATTTCTTTGATGATCCTTCAAACTTAATCTTCTGCCCAGGATGAATCATACCAGGGTCATCAATATTATTAATATCAACAAGTTTAGCAACAGTTGTGCCATGATCTGCTGCAATCTCGGATAGAGTGTCGCCGGACTTAACTGTATAAACCCCACTAGGAGATTTTGTTTCATTCTTTTTCTTTCGTACAAGCTCAGCAAACTTAGCAATCCCATGCGCGTGATTAATTGCAGCATCTTTGATTTGTTTTGCTTGCTTCAGAAAATCCGCATCTTTTTTTGTGTCGATGAACAGATTTTCCGTTAGTAATGCCGGCATGTGTGATTCTCTGCAAACATGAAGGTTTGCTGTTTTTTGCCCTCGATCACGAAAATCAAAGTACGTGTCGCGCATTAACTCAGCATGTACCTTGTCTTGGAACTCTTTTGTCTTACCGCCTACTCCCGGATAAACGTATGATTCAAAGCCGGTACCTCCGCCAGCATTTACGTGTACAGATAGGAAAGTATCAGCACCCCAAGCGTTCGCTTCATTTGTTCTTTCTAATAGCGACGGATATGTGTCGCCTGTACGGCTCATCTTTACGTCAATGCCTTTGTAATTACTTAAAAGATAATCCCTGATTTGTAGGCTCATGTCTAAAACAACGTCTTTTTCTTTAATTCCGTATCCACTTGCACCTGGATCGCTTCCACCATGTCCTGGGTCTAAATATAATTTGAAAGTCATATTATCAATCTCCTTTTATTTTGTAAGATTATTTCGTTCTAAAACTTCCTTCTGCTTTTTACCGGTAGCTGTAATGTAGTTATTACGAAACCACGTCCAAACACTGACAGCAGCAGTGATAATCATTGTTAAAACTTCACCCCAGGTTTCTTGTGATCCTGGAATTGGGTTAAGTCCGGCCGTAACAAGAAACTGATTAATGAGCGCTACAATAAGCACCACAGTTCGAATTAATGTGCCTTTGTCCAAATCAAACACCCCCTTTCAAAGAAAAATAAAAAAAGAACATCTACCTAGGCGGTAAACGTTCTTCAATGTCATCTAATTTCGTTATGACAATATCGTATTTGCTGCTGAAACCTTGCAAGATTTCGTTTTGATCATCAATCGTTTTGTAAAGCTGTTTTTCTCGCTCGTTTGCTTCTTTTCTACTTGACCAAAAAAGCCAAATAAAAAGAACCGCAAACGGTCCTTGTGTAATAAAATATTGAGTTATCGTCGCATCCATTGACTGCCTCCTAATAGCACAAAGAAAAAGCACCTTTTTATAGATGCTTAATCCCTTCATTTTTCAAATTCTCAAATGGAGTTGCTATATTTCCGTTAATGACATCATTAGAAGTTAGAGTAATCTTAGTTCCATACGGAAATGAAATTGCATCTAAAAAAAGTTCATTTCCTTTTTCCCATAACCACTGATAAACATTTTCTTCCGTTACTCCACTGTTCGAATTTAAAGTTGCTACATGTGTTATGTTAAGTTCTAATGCAAGTTGACCTTCAACCATAAAAACCATTGTGTATGCAGCTATATTAATTGGAAGTTGAATATAACCTTCAATTAGACCTTCAGTTTTGTAATGTCTCATTTTTCCCCTCCCTTCCACCTACTTATTTCGACAAAGGGAGGATAAATCCTTTTTTAAATAAAAAACACACATCAATCGGGTGCTTTTACTTGTTGCGCATCATCCTGATGTGCAAGAAAAACGCAATGATATATCATTCATAAAATTCGCCATTCCATTGCTCTTTTTTTATTGGTTTGATGTTATCCAAATAATAATAAACCCCAGCATTATCAATAGTGGCATTGGTCGGATCTAGTGATTTCATAATCTCATAATCATGATCCATTGACATGTCACGATATAAGTTTTTGTCCAAGGTGTTTATATCTACTGTATATCTGAATAACGAAGGCTTGCCGTCGAAAAACATGATATTTGCATTAGCTTTAAGAAAAATTACTGGTTTATTTACAATTGATGAGTCTTCCGAACTGTGTCTCCTGGGACCCAACTTCGGTTCTAAAACATTAATATTCTCGTTGGAAAAGTGATAAAAAATCATAAACCCCCACTCCTTTTCTATTAATCTTAGCATAAGGAAGGAAGTGGGGTTGACTATCCGATGAAATTACTCACCATCAATCAAAAATCCAAGCCCGCTGTCATCAAGAATTCCCTTAACCCCAGGTTGCAAAACGGTAGGAATTTCAGCGAATTTCGTTTTATTCAAAATAACACGTTGTGCGAAAAACATTTCAATCATGATCTCACCCCCTTCCAATTTGATTAGAAGCCATAATAAAAAGCGGATAATCATTGATAGACCTGCATAGCCATTTCAGCTATGACATTCTCAATAAAATCCGCTCTTTCTGATGTTGCTTTGTTTTGTGCTTTTAGTAGTTCGTTGTCTTTTTTTAGCTGCTCATTTTCTTCCAGCAATCGTTTTGCATTCGGATTATTCCTAATTGCTGAATATGACACTAATCGCTTGTCCTTGTCAACTTCATTAATCCATATAGTCCACTCAAATTCATCGCCAACATTATAGCTATCTGATATTGCATAATCATAATCACTTGTAACTGTTGGCACTGTTTCATGTATTTCTACTACTCGCTTCGTTTCTTTGTGGTATTCTAAATACATGAATTTCCCTCCTTTATTACACTACTTCAATAGAATATATTTTTAATGATGACAAACCGTCACCTGATGGCACATGTGTCCTAATGTAAAAATCCCCAGTTAAGTCACCTACGTCCAAAATTGTTTCAACTATCGTATCTCTTACTGTTGTCGAAACAATTGCGTCATTTTCCGTATATCCTGCTTGTTTGATTGTGGACACGACTAGGTAAGCAGTCGGATTTGGATTTTGTCTTATTACCGAAAGAATCCATCGAATTTTAATTTGTTTATGTTCAGTTAAATTTATAGGATTAGCTGTTACCCATGATGGGAAGCTAGTACGCACATAAAAAGGAGAAGCACTGGTTACCCTATACGATTCGGAATATAAATAGTCATCCCTTCTTTCTATCGGATACCACCCTGCCTCTCCATTCCCTGTATCAAAACTTTCGAGTTTTATAAATTCCAATCCATTCTCATAAATTTTAATTAAATACTTAATAAATTCAATCCACTGTCCATTCTTATATACATACCCCACACGCTTTTTCTGCCATTGACCATCTTTGTATACGTGAATAGCTTTCGGCTTAACTAATTCCCGTCCAACTCTAATTCGGGCTGTCATGTGGCAACAACCCCTATCCCTAAGTCACTACGTTGGCACAGTTTTTGCACATACATACATACATACATACATACATACATACATACATACATACATACATACATGTATCAATTATCGGCATGCCTTCATTCCTCCTGTCAAGTGTTATTCGAGCCATATGTTATAAATATTTGCAATTGATTCATCATAAGCAGAAAGATCGAAAAAAATATCATATAATCCTATGAGATCCTTTATACTTGTTTTAACAATAATCCTAGAAGAGCTCTGACTAAATGAATATCTCAAATTACTCGGATTGGTTTTCAATACAAAAGTTGCCGATGGATAAAATGGTTCACTTTGCTCTAATGTCGCAGTGTAATCAATGCATATATTAGAGTATTTGGTAATGTCTACTTGGTTAAACCTCATTCCAGCAATTCCTCTCAGATACCCCATTGTACTATAAGTTCCCCTTGTTCTTAATTCCAAATAGCCGTTATATTCCGTAAACCAATTGTAACCATTTACTCTTTGCTCATAGGGTATAATCGCAATCCCATCTTTAAATAAATAATCTCTGTAATTTATAAATGGTATCCATTCCCCTTGATAATAGACATAACCAATCTTCTCATTTTGCCAAGCACCATCACGAAAAATATTAACAGAATTGAGTTTTGATTGATTTTTGGTATAAATCTGCGCCATTATTCCACCTCAATCCAAATGTCGCCTTCTTGGGGATTTTCTGGTGCGGTTGACTGAATGTAAATTGGTCGCCTTTGCTCAACTGTTAGAGCATCTTGTTTGCCATTCCATTTCCTTCGTTCTGCTGCAGTAATGTGCCGCACACCATCTTCCTGATGTTCATAAAATTCTGTCCTTGATGCCTGCTGCACATTGCCAACGTTACTAAGTCCGACTTGCGCCTTAGTAACGTTATGCGGATTAGTTGTGTCACCTTTATGGTTGTTTAAACTTTCTTGTACAGCATTCGCTTTAGCTTGTGCGCCGGAAGGGGTTTCTGCGCCGACATCAGCTGCCGACAAGGTGACATCACCAGTTTTGTTATTCACACTATCAACAGGATAATCGATTTCGGAAATCTTAGTATCTGTGTAATTATTCGCGCCTTGTTTCGCTGCATCTGCTTTTTCTTGAGCGCCAGTTGTTGTTTCGAGATTATCGGGCAAATTCCCTAGTTGGCTTTCAGGAACATTTCCCTTTTCATCGAGTGAGGCATATCCATTGGATTGCCCCTTTTTATTTTCATGGTTGCTTAACCTTAATTCGATCCTTTCTATGTCTGATTGGGTGGCATACACCAACGATGAATCAATTACTGCAGTAACATTTTGCGTGTTACCTACAGAAGTATGGATGTCAATACTCTTTTCTATGATGTCAGTTCCTCCGCCGGGAGAAATGTATTCTGCTAACTCCCCCGCATTTCCGTAACAATAGAGAATCTCCCCTAAGTCCGGATCAGCAGCATATACTCCGACTTCCCTAAAATAAAACCCCTGCGTCAAATCCTGGTTAGATAGCACAGTCCCAACTACGGATTTACCGCCTTCCAAGGCTTTTAACTTAACTATACTTAATGATTTAATTTCATTTACAAGATAATTTAAGCTAAGTATTGATGTAGATCCTAAATTGCCATCACCAACACCTATTCGTGTGTATTCAAGTGTAACCCCTGCCTGAGCTTTA
Coding sequences within:
- a CDS encoding BhlA/UviB family holin-like peptide; the protein is MDATITQYFITQGPFAVLFIWLFWSSRKEANEREKQLYKTIDDQNEILQGFSSKYDIVITKLDDIEERLPPR
- a CDS encoding phage holin; the protein is MFDLDKGTLIRTVVLIVALINQFLVTAGLNPIPGSQETWGEVLTMIITAAVSVWTWFRNNYITATGKKQKEVLERNNLTK
- a CDS encoding N-acetylmuramoyl-L-alanine amidase, which gives rise to MTFKLYLDPGHGGSDPGASGYGIKEKDVVLDMSLQIRDYLLSNYKGIDVKMSRTGDTYPSLLERTNEANAWGADTFLSVHVNAGGGTGFESYVYPGVGGKTKEFQDKVHAELMRDTYFDFRDRGQKTANLHVCRESHMPALLTENLFIDTKKDADFLKQAKQIKDAAINHAHGIAKFAELVRKKKNETKSPSGVYTVKSGDTLSEIAADHGTTVAKLVDINNIDDPGMIHPGQKIKFEGSSKKYHKVVSGDTVSELAVKFDTSLTKIKSWNDLDNDFTIYVGQKLRVK
- a CDS encoding XRE family transcriptional regulator; this encodes MYKQDSENNNAIYFGNFRFNGEKLKLARELHCMTLTDLSKKIGVTHQMISNYENGNKTPSEERLKKIVDVFDFPRSFFFSKTFTEGERNSPNFFRKGAAVPKKYQIQVEGYTKIYSGLRKYLESKVNLPQFSMPTFSLVQEEFRQIDFSEIELLADSMRKSCGLGNGPIGNMTLLCEKLGIGVFFADLDNAKIDAHTVIVDDKPYILLNKAKKSSVRLRFNIAHELGHILMHSLYDENSTSSTSNHKRIEVEANYFAGCFLIPEDGLALDMAASNLNYLISLKQHWKVSLQAIIYRAEQINLFSNSHTLHLRQQISRNKWRLNEPLDDEIPIEKPKIISLSIEYLRKNNPHFIEDLFCDISLPSNMIDDICSDITKQRTDPKPNYNNVVRLKPHT
- a CDS encoding ATP-binding protein, yielding MGKIKRKEKQEAKKDVRFIEGSKLPAIYKEPTKIKESRFKRIKTIKWSDFFQVEQNKIIVYRIIPHADVTDNNKRLWKAIYKMYEMYESPKSRLERDGFKFTFREKDYFWFDVLFKQENGQKKIEFYIATSEYQAKKLKRKIENKISVTFKEAAIEDLHIPHENTIVQEMKYLKHDIFTLNTNTSDTKTPIANILNTLDELESDGDIARLSISNEAENRQKWIKTSQWAYEKASKGKIPQRANLNGKRTVNGAKVGIAGVINEINSLLVDTFQAFSNVFFKSDNDFKKEKIVEEPKLHDEIHSTRFSHEKGNQPVFKSRIRVASHSKDRLTRDTMSETLSLSLADLTESNELQGVRIKSKRSKKKVINELNSLRLSKQTKTDTNPNLISTDEMAKLALQMPNKDLQRKYADALSVKKRVEVEIPNAMRDKNGIELGVAEVKDEKIPVYMPVSNADNFYRGYTFIGGQGAGKDTAIKNWVVDANLKHNVSFIIPDAIVEEGERGMADGIRDALPPEKIIDIDLNDEDYVVPMDLTEVVKGLGRNGSSRFADEMIDFMQIEGLSRSEKYLTDAAKASGGNLYNIKRIIEDDNFRAERIEQLMNDGNVRLARELLSWGDNDELGNKCDAIITRLNRFFGNERLYDIFAQDPIPEVDFKRWMQEGKVVIIRVPNGRGLGEHAVKTLVHWITLKAFMTRLLMTKEEQENGCFVVFNEPEQYASEGLTKLMGRIGTEGRKERLGGIYAFHHWNKLPQSLQENLQGGGVQQFLFMNDHTKTFDLSKHRFEDVIPLEEAYKTPAHHAIISVRADGDIQPAFICHMSPPVKSEYDNSFLTKRHARMFGREWHELQEAL
- a CDS encoding phage tail-collar fiber domain-containing protein, with the protein product MSTFGGIVLTNKGKNLQSKAQAGVTLEYTRIGVGDGNLGSTSILSLNYLVNEIKSLSIVKLKALEGGKSVVGTVLSNQDLTQGFYFREVGVYAADPDLGEILYCYGNAGELAEYISPGGGTDIIEKSIDIHTSVGNTQNVTAVIDSSLVYATQSDIERIELRLSNHENKKGQSNGYASLDEKGNVPESQLGNLPDNLETTTGAQEKADAAKQGANNYTDTKISEIDYPVDSVNNKTGDVTLSAADVGAETPSGAQAKANAVQESLNNHKGDTTNPHNVTKAQVGLSNVGNVQQASRTEFYEHQEDGVRHITAAERRKWNGKQDALTVEQRRPIYIQSTAPENPQEGDIWIEVE
- a CDS encoding DUF6731 family protein, whose product is MASKKIKYDFFLVKYLEGNTDIFNNKLTGEYAKANKTEVELAKTVLRIGALNKIKRNESFATMENNYVWVAAIERINTDEESYVGKRGESSRKTYAADPDEGPLNDTVFLYDPQTGVIIVQRNRGGVSLNAMLNFIIAICHSEKIDLEIMIDPKILDKLDKIPLIKSIEYSVAKPTDLSDHKNKDRTTGGDIRLANKLKANKLKVVLGADKGEYLERSSAIKKVKSIIHSKSDVGVMKVNGFHGDVEETLDLVNQRIVHAETVKAGRGKKVNYINIMSNIERAFRKKYKAISDFTKKDRV
- a CDS encoding YolD-like family protein; this encodes MNKLTPGSNMMWESSRMMLPEHKARIRQHQKEMMKKTKPILDDQQKLEIGYKIQCALHNDLTVEIKYFSDGDYLTVKDKLQMIDTRKIRLREGKEVAFDDVLDVYVD